One region of Sulfuriroseicoccus oceanibius genomic DNA includes:
- a CDS encoding YbaB/EbfC family nucleoid-associated protein: MNIAKMMKQAQQMQKQMGEMQEKLAAEQVEASVGGGKVTVTATGGGDVVAIKIDKSVVDPEDTEFLEDLILSGVQAAISKGRERAEGEMKKITGGMGLPGMGF, encoded by the coding sequence ATGAACATTGCCAAGATGATGAAGCAGGCCCAGCAAATGCAAAAGCAGATGGGCGAAATGCAGGAGAAACTCGCTGCCGAGCAAGTGGAAGCCAGCGTCGGCGGTGGCAAAGTCACCGTAACCGCTACCGGCGGTGGCGACGTCGTCGCAATCAAGATCGACAAGTCGGTCGTCGATCCTGAAGACACCGAGTTCCTCGAGGACCTCATCCTTTCGGGCGTCCAGGCCGCCATCTCCAAGGGCCGCGAGCGCGCCGAAGGTGAAATGAAGAAGATTACCGGCGGCATGGGCCTTCCGGGCATGGGCTTCTAA
- the dnaX gene encoding DNA polymerase III subunit gamma/tau: MSYQVFARKYRPTTFADVLGQEHVVRTLRNAIEQDRIAQAYLFAGPRGTGKTSTARILAKALNCPGGPKIDFDPNDPVCIEIAEGRSLDVLEIDGASNNSVDQIRELRDTVKFAPTSGQYKIYYIDEVHMLTTQAFNALLKTLEEPPPHVKFIFATTEPNKVLPTILSRCQRFDLRPISEAIIAKHLLHIAQNEGVVLEPNAAQAVAKGADGGMRDAQSMLDQLVAFCGNTITEQNVLEIFGFSSQETIARLAQCLLERRTAEALELIHAEHTGGRDLGSLLSELIQFFRNLLLVKVSPANALPDLLPETRQRIDQLVNHTTTDRLLEATDNLAEYQNKMRWSADKQLHFELAAIKTIQIFEESSIGDVVRILRDVAGGAPVPAQPVPAPAPATIPAPAATPAAEPALESAPQPTAQPEPAPQPEPTPAPAPEPTPERVPTPAEEVTPAVPSPQAEADAEPPQQPAAEEAPVASAEPTESPEPTLGIEPAPEPAPLLEPEPTPAPEPAASEHVLEAEPTPAAEPESQPTPAEPIAETTPAPSADTPAAGEPTPTPDTDLLGLDLTGDLLAELDKQAEQQQAAAKVEVAPVEDTTPAPDAEPAPEMNTNEEVLAEILRRLDARSEGMVVAAFEGAEVTQFGPEGVTVAFPAEAEFEIDTVVRPSTALKQVVRELNFGDTLKIELSDELQAPEVDLSTPDLSDFMPERPAKEEQPEPVAEEEPPAADEPDPNEPLLIAQMPGFYEDPAIAKLAEEFGLRVVKEAKK, from the coding sequence GTGAGTTATCAGGTTTTCGCACGTAAATATCGCCCCACTACATTCGCCGACGTCCTGGGCCAGGAGCACGTCGTACGCACACTCCGCAATGCCATTGAGCAGGACCGGATTGCCCAGGCTTACCTCTTCGCCGGACCACGGGGAACCGGGAAAACCTCGACCGCTCGTATCCTCGCCAAGGCTCTCAATTGCCCGGGCGGACCAAAGATCGACTTCGATCCAAACGACCCGGTCTGCATCGAAATCGCCGAAGGCCGGTCACTCGACGTGCTCGAAATCGACGGTGCCTCGAACAACAGCGTCGACCAAATCCGCGAACTGCGCGACACCGTCAAGTTCGCCCCTACCAGCGGACAGTATAAGATTTACTACATCGATGAGGTGCACATGCTCACCACCCAGGCCTTCAACGCGTTGCTCAAAACGCTGGAAGAGCCACCACCGCATGTGAAGTTCATCTTCGCTACCACGGAGCCGAACAAGGTTCTTCCGACCATCCTCAGCCGCTGCCAGCGCTTCGACCTGCGCCCGATCTCGGAAGCAATCATCGCCAAGCACTTGCTCCACATCGCTCAAAACGAAGGAGTCGTCCTCGAGCCCAACGCGGCACAAGCGGTGGCAAAAGGAGCCGACGGCGGCATGCGCGATGCCCAGTCGATGCTCGACCAGCTCGTCGCCTTCTGTGGCAACACCATCACCGAGCAAAACGTACTCGAAATCTTCGGCTTCTCGTCGCAGGAAACCATCGCCCGCCTCGCCCAGTGCCTGCTGGAGCGCCGCACCGCCGAAGCGCTGGAGCTCATCCACGCGGAACACACCGGCGGCCGCGATTTGGGCAGCCTCCTCTCGGAGCTCATCCAGTTCTTCCGCAACCTTCTCTTGGTCAAAGTTTCTCCGGCCAATGCGTTGCCGGACCTACTTCCAGAAACCCGTCAGCGGATCGATCAACTGGTCAACCACACGACCACCGACCGCCTGCTCGAAGCCACTGACAACCTGGCCGAATACCAGAACAAAATGCGCTGGTCGGCGGACAAGCAGCTCCACTTCGAGCTCGCCGCGATCAAGACCATCCAGATTTTCGAGGAGTCGTCGATTGGCGATGTGGTTCGCATCCTGCGCGACGTGGCGGGCGGTGCTCCAGTACCAGCCCAGCCGGTTCCCGCTCCAGCACCGGCAACAATTCCAGCTCCAGCGGCAACTCCAGCCGCAGAGCCTGCTCTTGAAAGCGCGCCACAGCCGACAGCCCAGCCTGAGCCAGCTCCGCAGCCGGAGCCAACACCCGCTCCAGCCCCAGAGCCGACTCCTGAACGGGTTCCAACTCCAGCAGAAGAAGTCACCCCTGCAGTGCCAAGCCCACAAGCCGAGGCGGATGCGGAGCCCCCACAGCAACCAGCGGCGGAGGAAGCTCCAGTCGCATCTGCCGAGCCGACAGAAAGCCCTGAGCCAACTCTCGGTATCGAGCCGGCTCCGGAACCAGCACCTCTGCTGGAGCCAGAACCAACTCCAGCGCCCGAGCCTGCCGCATCGGAACACGTTCTCGAAGCAGAGCCGACACCTGCTGCAGAGCCAGAATCACAGCCAACTCCCGCGGAACCCATCGCCGAGACCACACCGGCACCAAGCGCCGACACACCGGCCGCCGGAGAACCCACGCCAACTCCGGACACCGACCTGCTCGGCCTCGATCTGACCGGCGACTTGCTCGCCGAGCTCGACAAACAAGCCGAACAACAGCAAGCCGCAGCAAAAGTCGAAGTCGCTCCGGTTGAAGACACCACCCCTGCTCCCGACGCGGAGCCCGCACCGGAAATGAACACCAACGAGGAAGTGCTCGCAGAAATCCTGCGCCGCCTCGACGCCCGGTCCGAGGGTATGGTCGTCGCCGCATTCGAAGGTGCGGAGGTCACGCAGTTCGGCCCGGAAGGCGTCACCGTTGCCTTCCCAGCCGAAGCGGAGTTTGAAATCGACACCGTCGTCCGCCCGAGCACAGCGCTGAAACAAGTCGTGCGCGAACTCAACTTTGGCGATACCCTGAAAATCGAACTCAGCGACGAGCTCCAAGCTCCGGAAGTCGACCTCAGCACACCAGACCTCAGCGACTTCATGCCTGAACGTCCGGCAAAAGAAGAACAGCCCGAGCCCGTCGCTGAAGAAGAACCACCTGCAGCAGACGAACCGGACCCGAATGAGCCGCTTTTGATCGCACAAATGCCAGGCTTCTACGAAGACCCGGCCATCGCCAAGCTCGCTGAAGAATTCGGCCTGCGCGTGGTCAAGGAAGCCAAAAAGTAA
- a CDS encoding endonuclease/exonuclease/phosphatase family protein, translated as MAANLRQRIPVVLTLGAFLLHGVTLLLFHFRWDKLALATVIPVWVYVLTALAMLAIAALINRNRWTAIVAVIWLASVPFLVDESRGVLRAVTGSERPAAERTVTTESPAPLRLVSLNCQARNTAAARQVAQWNPDIVFLQEAPFFNDLKKMGDEWFGGDAVFLRSRECAIIARGKRLRSVPVSPGRTPASPRGIVAQLELLDGRVIELVNVHLDHATTKLSLWSRETWRQHATNRRNRRHSLYFILQHRHLIPSVDGVDHTDHNPLPSIVAGDFNAPAGDAATSPLRTTHTDAWQTAGVGWGNTYPAHLPVHRIDQVWTNAKITPLTMASVQVPGTDHRMVICDFNTAP; from the coding sequence ATGGCAGCAAATCTTCGCCAGCGGATCCCTGTGGTGTTGACCTTGGGAGCGTTTCTCCTCCACGGAGTCACGCTCCTTTTGTTTCACTTCCGCTGGGACAAACTCGCGCTGGCGACGGTCATTCCCGTCTGGGTCTACGTTCTGACCGCACTGGCCATGCTGGCCATCGCCGCGTTGATCAACCGCAACCGATGGACCGCAATTGTCGCGGTCATTTGGCTCGCCTCGGTTCCATTCCTCGTCGATGAATCCCGCGGCGTGCTACGTGCGGTCACCGGCAGCGAACGTCCGGCCGCCGAGCGCACCGTCACCACCGAATCCCCCGCCCCACTGCGCCTCGTCTCGCTCAATTGCCAGGCCCGCAACACTGCCGCGGCAAGGCAGGTCGCCCAATGGAATCCGGACATCGTCTTCTTGCAGGAGGCGCCCTTTTTCAACGACCTCAAAAAGATGGGCGATGAATGGTTCGGAGGCGACGCCGTCTTCCTGCGCTCACGGGAATGCGCCATCATCGCCCGCGGCAAGCGCCTGCGCTCGGTTCCCGTCAGCCCCGGACGCACTCCTGCGTCACCTCGCGGGATCGTCGCCCAACTTGAGCTGCTCGACGGGCGAGTGATCGAACTCGTCAACGTCCACCTCGACCACGCCACCACCAAGCTCTCGCTCTGGTCACGCGAAACCTGGCGCCAACACGCGACCAACCGCCGCAACCGACGCCACTCGCTCTATTTTATCCTGCAACACCGGCACCTCATTCCCTCGGTAGACGGCGTTGACCATACGGATCACAACCCATTGCCATCCATTGTCGCGGGCGACTTCAATGCCCCAGCCGGAGACGCCGCCACATCTCCGCTGCGTACCACTCACACCGACGCATGGCAAACGGCCGGCGTCGGCTGGGGTAACACCTACCCGGCCCACCTCCCCGTTCACCGCATAGACCAGGTATGGACCAATGCCAAGATCACTCCGCTGACCATGGCTTCCGTTCAAGTCCCCGGTACCGACCACCGCATGGTGATTTGCGATTTCAACACAGCACCGTAA
- a CDS encoding sigma-70 family RNA polymerase sigma factor has product MAGSPQEQSPEQADDLELVARSQQGDTRAYDELVRRHSRRIYGLLYNMTSNHEDTNDLMQDVFSRAYRMIDRFEGKSAFSTWLHSVAVNLALNFLKKRKRRAAMSLDDVDNGIVNDPAFVDDHHVSDPVRQAKIKEIQKRLNDALQTLSHDHRAVVTMFDIQGMPHTEISQILGVSEGTVRSRLFYAHRQLQTQLGDLL; this is encoded by the coding sequence ATGGCAGGCAGCCCACAGGAGCAGAGTCCCGAGCAGGCGGACGACTTGGAGTTGGTAGCGCGTTCCCAACAGGGGGATACGCGTGCCTATGACGAGTTGGTGCGCAGGCACTCGCGGCGCATCTATGGTCTGCTGTATAACATGACCTCAAACCACGAGGACACGAACGACCTGATGCAGGATGTGTTCTCGCGGGCTTACCGCATGATTGACCGCTTCGAGGGCAAGTCCGCGTTTTCGACGTGGCTGCACTCGGTGGCGGTGAATCTTGCGTTGAATTTCCTCAAGAAGCGGAAACGGCGCGCGGCGATGAGCTTGGATGACGTCGACAATGGGATCGTGAACGACCCTGCATTTGTCGACGATCACCATGTTAGTGACCCGGTCCGGCAGGCGAAAATTAAAGAAATTCAAAAAAGATTGAACGATGCGCTTCAAACATTGTCCCATGACCACAGAGCGGTAGTGACCATGTTTGACATCCAAGGGATGCCACACACGGAAATCAGCCAAATTTTGGGTGTATCCGAGGGCACGGTCCGTTCGCGATTGTTCTACGCACATCGTCAGTTGCAGACGCAGCTTGGTGATTTGCTGTGA
- a CDS encoding protein kinase domain-containing protein — MSQPAAPSIPDYQILRRIGVGSYGDVWLGKGVTGAFRAIKVVHRSNFDDEATFEREFDGILQYEQRSRENPGLVAILHVGRNTEDGFYYYVMELGDDVERGADVNPIDYEPRTLQSDVRRAGRLPLEECLQIGMTLAGALEHLHVHGLAHRDIKPANVIFVNGRAKLADVGLVAPVGRRSFVGTMGFVPPEGPGTPAADVYSLGMVLYEISSGRDRMDFPELPEDFDDAEQWALWRSLNDVLCQACAPVLDDRLDSAAVLGEMLSDVAEGREVRRVNARKRRVRWVGVVGMVAFVALVGVLVSTLAGWQSAGDAVGDVDGWRDGQPVISAEDAARRGGSGGTGVEMPDVAEMTSVVKFISEPEAAEVYHNGELIATTPQTVDDLGVGPQVFVFRKTNHRDEVVEVDLRDGRRNVVAATLGKWQPPRAGVPWRNEFGMLFAPSGDEHVSITPVTTDVYREFVGLGPDMLQSTLVEVVAPDGGSESVDVVMLSERKMKPFAEWLTRHSILDGFMSEEDYYVFAANDKVPAKTTSGGEVLRAYDLVVRKRVFGGVHLITSPPGAMVSDSGGRILPGVTPLVLERLKPGSRVFEFHLDGYETRTVTVDIEANEVATVNVDLPESRGVVFSRPWTNSLEMKFVPNGGLMWSIWETRVQDWRRFEEETGREALRAPLFKQGPTHPWGRASREDAEAFCEWLTRKERAEGLIRNSYEYRLPTDREWSLVVGLDEAPHSEPVELDGVDTRQFPWGRQFPPPNRVGNYADDDAPPFLQRLGVLDGYVDGARFTAPVGSYAPSKSGLYDLGGNVWEWVSDPYGGRMANHAVCRGASWGDARRDTLLSSMRNVFSPDYRGDGLYGFRVVIARVPAESFDPFADGPAGNGRERRGEATDLGGPLRDSGADVGTSIFDFDSDEMYERTSE; from the coding sequence TTGTCTCAGCCCGCAGCCCCATCCATTCCCGACTATCAGATCCTGCGACGGATTGGTGTGGGGTCGTATGGTGATGTTTGGCTGGGCAAGGGGGTGACTGGCGCGTTTCGGGCGATCAAAGTGGTGCATCGCTCGAACTTCGACGATGAGGCGACGTTTGAGCGGGAGTTTGACGGGATCCTTCAGTACGAGCAGCGCTCGCGTGAGAACCCGGGGTTGGTGGCGATTCTGCATGTCGGGCGCAACACAGAGGATGGCTTCTATTACTATGTAATGGAGCTGGGGGATGATGTGGAGCGGGGAGCGGACGTGAACCCGATCGACTACGAGCCGCGGACGTTGCAGTCGGATGTGCGGCGTGCGGGGCGGCTGCCATTGGAGGAGTGTTTGCAGATTGGGATGACGCTGGCGGGTGCACTTGAGCATTTGCACGTGCATGGGCTGGCGCACCGTGACATCAAGCCGGCCAATGTGATTTTTGTGAATGGCCGGGCCAAGTTGGCGGACGTGGGGTTGGTGGCGCCGGTCGGGCGGCGGAGTTTTGTCGGGACGATGGGGTTTGTCCCTCCAGAGGGGCCGGGTACACCGGCGGCGGACGTGTATTCGCTGGGGATGGTGTTGTATGAGATCAGCAGCGGCAGGGACCGAATGGATTTCCCTGAGTTGCCGGAAGATTTTGACGATGCGGAGCAGTGGGCGTTGTGGCGTTCGCTGAACGATGTGCTGTGCCAGGCGTGTGCGCCGGTGCTGGATGATCGGTTGGATTCGGCGGCGGTGCTGGGTGAGATGCTGAGCGATGTGGCTGAGGGGCGTGAGGTACGGCGGGTGAATGCGCGCAAGCGTCGCGTGCGTTGGGTTGGTGTGGTGGGAATGGTGGCGTTTGTGGCCTTGGTCGGGGTATTGGTTTCGACTCTGGCTGGCTGGCAATCGGCAGGTGATGCCGTGGGCGATGTCGATGGCTGGCGTGACGGGCAGCCGGTGATTTCTGCCGAGGATGCGGCGCGTCGTGGCGGTAGTGGGGGCACGGGAGTTGAGATGCCGGACGTGGCGGAGATGACCAGTGTGGTGAAGTTTATCTCCGAACCGGAAGCGGCGGAGGTCTATCACAATGGCGAGTTGATCGCGACGACTCCACAGACGGTGGATGACTTGGGGGTGGGGCCGCAGGTTTTTGTGTTCCGCAAGACGAACCATCGCGACGAGGTGGTGGAAGTGGATTTGCGCGATGGTCGGAGGAATGTGGTCGCGGCGACCTTGGGCAAATGGCAGCCGCCTCGTGCCGGGGTTCCTTGGCGCAATGAGTTTGGGATGTTGTTTGCGCCATCTGGGGACGAGCATGTGAGCATCACTCCGGTCACGACTGATGTGTACCGTGAGTTTGTCGGTCTGGGACCGGACATGCTGCAGTCGACGCTGGTGGAGGTGGTGGCCCCGGATGGAGGATCGGAGTCGGTGGATGTGGTGATGCTCAGCGAGCGCAAGATGAAGCCATTTGCCGAGTGGTTGACGCGTCACAGCATTCTCGACGGGTTCATGAGCGAGGAGGACTACTATGTTTTTGCTGCCAATGACAAAGTGCCCGCGAAGACGACGAGCGGTGGTGAGGTTTTGCGGGCGTATGATTTGGTGGTGCGCAAGCGTGTGTTTGGCGGGGTGCATTTGATCACGTCTCCGCCAGGGGCGATGGTTTCGGATTCGGGTGGGCGAATTTTGCCAGGGGTGACGCCGCTGGTGCTCGAGCGCTTGAAGCCGGGCAGCCGTGTGTTTGAATTCCATCTCGACGGGTATGAGACCCGCACGGTGACGGTGGACATCGAGGCGAACGAGGTGGCGACGGTGAATGTGGACCTGCCGGAGAGTCGGGGCGTGGTGTTCAGCCGCCCTTGGACCAACAGCCTGGAGATGAAGTTTGTGCCGAACGGGGGCTTGATGTGGTCGATCTGGGAGACGCGGGTGCAGGATTGGCGTCGGTTTGAGGAGGAAACTGGTCGCGAGGCACTGCGTGCTCCGCTTTTCAAGCAGGGGCCGACGCATCCGTGGGGGCGTGCCAGCCGCGAGGATGCTGAAGCGTTCTGCGAGTGGCTGACCCGAAAAGAGCGCGCCGAGGGGCTGATCCGCAACAGCTACGAGTACCGACTGCCGACCGACCGCGAGTGGAGTCTGGTGGTGGGGCTGGACGAGGCACCGCACAGCGAACCTGTGGAGCTTGATGGCGTGGATACGCGGCAGTTCCCATGGGGGCGGCAGTTCCCGCCGCCGAACCGGGTGGGTAACTACGCGGATGATGATGCGCCGCCGTTTTTGCAGCGGCTTGGCGTGTTGGATGGATATGTGGACGGTGCGCGTTTCACGGCGCCGGTGGGATCGTACGCGCCTAGCAAGTCGGGCTTGTATGATTTGGGTGGCAATGTGTGGGAATGGGTGTCTGATCCGTATGGCGGCCGGATGGCCAACCATGCGGTGTGCCGTGGGGCGAGCTGGGGCGATGCGCGGCGGGACACGTTGTTGAGTTCGATGCGCAATGTATTCAGTCCGGATTACCGTGGGGACGGGTTGTATGGATTCCGGGTGGTGATCGCCCGGGTGCCTGCTGAATCGTTTGACCCATTTGCTGACGGCCCTGCTGGCAATGGCCGTGAGCGGCGCGGTGAGGCTACCGATTTGGGTGGTCCGCTGAGGGATTCCGGCGCGGATGTGGGGACCTCGATTTTTGATTTCGACTCCGATGAGATGTATGAACGTACATCGGAGTAG
- a CDS encoding OsmC family protein — translation MVQIDITYEGQLRCSAVHTPSGESLTTDAPKDNEGKGESFSPTDLVATALGGCMATIMGIYARRKEIPLEGMKITVNKVMSTDAPRRIAKLETVIEVPLEEGHPDAPALERAALSCPVHQSLHPEMEKPLTFRYVGS, via the coding sequence ATGGTACAAATTGACATTACCTACGAAGGTCAGCTGCGTTGTTCGGCTGTTCACACACCATCCGGCGAATCGCTGACGACAGATGCGCCGAAAGACAACGAGGGCAAGGGCGAGAGCTTTTCGCCGACCGATCTTGTGGCGACGGCGCTGGGCGGTTGCATGGCGACGATCATGGGCATCTACGCGCGACGTAAAGAGATCCCTCTCGAGGGAATGAAGATCACGGTCAACAAAGTGATGTCGACTGATGCGCCGCGTCGGATTGCCAAGCTGGAGACGGTGATCGAGGTGCCGCTTGAAGAAGGTCACCCGGATGCTCCGGCTCTTGAGCGTGCGGCCTTGAGTTGCCCGGTGCACCAGAGTCTTCATCCGGAGATGGAGAAGCCTCTGACCTTCCGCTACGTTGGTAGCTAG
- a CDS encoding AsmA-like C-terminal region-containing protein has protein sequence MPVSSLRWIKRVLSMVAVLLLLFGIWAGVYGASKGLTKKWRGMVQEEFHRHGISVSLRRLTLDPFHGLVAKDVRFYHKDNDEALIASMDRLALDVSLIALARDELFLNHIEVTEAQITIPLTPKRQRSKKPSEDGKDELRITGFNGRIHLDNHRISVTNAEGEALGIKFLLNGEFLHQDANDDGIPDIALTTDGGIQTPPDSSETTNLPEPGSDQWNESINTALSRLQKSVNLLRELEFPDGSPRLVINTKAELDALEEATVDFQLNAPAVHWRNATLNDLDIQATYVDGVASVSRCTYRDTDGEFDGELEFVRATKRLRFSLRSQTKLWDLITSAAPDLANNYVSWKDSPLLELAGELDCAQPITPANLPGQFEGLIACGKVRICEVPFDYVSFHFAGEGTTTFARSIKLRHASGLIEGDFLREDDRFKARAVVTAHPEELTCFAFGSRGVERFLKRFDCTRSSRVTGKLTGSGKFDDIGTWDLQAAGNFEDVRFNETSVSKASLHWQFLNREHIITQPSVRFAEEGTVTAGRIVHKPSLSLTEVTDLKGTVRPVTLLGLVAPDAAHILGCYEFSQPPKVTLDGVIASGLGRLNNFQATITTPGTAFIPVCGTPLPLKAANTQLHMVGNVLDIPTIKGTLLGGPLQANLTVDFASEATGMKGGVKVRNVDFSKLTNLYRDTPAKDSAEADGSEGQLTGHIEFSCDAGDPRSLNGEGVAAILNGNIFSLALFGPLSPLVEAALPEAGVGYSVAREATANFTIKDGVFKTDDFEALTPAFRMMVKGTVDCATQRLDMNARLNARGVAKVATILFSYIFEFKARGTIDDPKWKALHFTKQEQAQPLED, from the coding sequence ATGCCCGTCAGCTCGCTCAGATGGATCAAACGCGTCCTCTCCATGGTTGCGGTTTTGTTGCTGCTCTTCGGCATCTGGGCCGGCGTCTACGGAGCTAGCAAAGGCCTGACAAAGAAGTGGCGTGGCATGGTGCAGGAGGAATTCCACCGTCACGGGATCTCGGTGTCGCTACGCCGCCTCACGCTCGACCCCTTCCACGGCCTCGTCGCCAAAGACGTGCGCTTCTACCACAAGGATAACGATGAAGCGTTGATCGCATCGATGGACCGCCTGGCACTCGACGTCAGCCTCATTGCCCTCGCTCGCGATGAGCTCTTCCTCAACCACATCGAGGTCACCGAGGCTCAAATCACCATCCCCCTCACCCCCAAGCGCCAACGATCCAAGAAACCGTCGGAGGACGGCAAGGACGAACTCCGCATCACCGGCTTCAACGGCCGCATCCACCTGGACAACCACCGCATCTCGGTCACCAATGCGGAAGGTGAGGCGCTCGGCATCAAATTTCTCCTCAATGGAGAGTTCCTCCATCAGGACGCTAATGACGACGGCATCCCGGACATCGCCTTGACCACAGACGGAGGAATCCAGACGCCCCCGGATTCATCGGAAACCACCAACCTACCCGAGCCGGGCTCTGACCAGTGGAATGAGTCGATCAATACCGCCCTCAGCCGCCTGCAAAAATCCGTCAACCTACTGCGAGAACTCGAGTTCCCAGACGGCTCACCACGCCTCGTCATCAACACAAAAGCCGAGCTCGACGCCCTGGAAGAAGCCACAGTCGACTTCCAACTCAATGCCCCCGCCGTTCACTGGCGCAACGCAACGCTCAACGATTTGGACATTCAAGCCACCTACGTCGATGGAGTCGCCTCGGTCAGCCGCTGCACCTACCGCGACACGGACGGCGAGTTCGACGGCGAGCTCGAGTTTGTCCGCGCTACCAAACGCCTCCGCTTCAGCCTGCGCAGCCAGACGAAGCTGTGGGACCTCATCACGTCCGCAGCACCTGACCTCGCCAACAATTACGTCTCGTGGAAGGACTCCCCCCTGCTCGAACTCGCCGGTGAACTGGATTGCGCCCAACCCATCACGCCAGCCAACCTCCCTGGGCAGTTCGAAGGTCTAATCGCCTGCGGCAAAGTCCGTATCTGCGAGGTCCCGTTCGACTACGTCTCATTCCACTTCGCCGGTGAGGGCACCACAACCTTTGCCAGATCGATCAAACTGCGCCATGCATCCGGATTAATTGAAGGCGACTTCTTGCGTGAGGACGACCGCTTCAAAGCGCGCGCCGTGGTCACTGCCCACCCGGAAGAGCTTACCTGCTTCGCCTTCGGTAGCCGCGGTGTGGAGCGGTTCCTCAAACGCTTCGACTGCACGCGCTCGTCCAGAGTCACCGGCAAGCTCACTGGCAGCGGGAAGTTCGATGACATCGGCACGTGGGATCTGCAGGCCGCCGGCAATTTCGAGGACGTTCGGTTCAACGAAACCTCGGTGAGCAAAGCGTCGCTTCATTGGCAGTTCCTCAACCGCGAGCACATCATCACGCAACCATCCGTTCGCTTCGCCGAGGAAGGAACGGTCACCGCCGGACGCATCGTCCACAAACCATCCCTCAGCCTAACCGAGGTGACCGACCTCAAAGGAACTGTCCGCCCGGTCACCCTGCTCGGCTTGGTAGCACCGGACGCCGCCCACATCCTCGGCTGCTACGAGTTCTCCCAGCCACCGAAGGTCACGCTCGACGGCGTCATCGCCAGCGGACTCGGCAGACTCAACAACTTCCAAGCCACCATCACGACTCCGGGCACCGCCTTCATCCCCGTCTGCGGCACGCCGCTCCCGCTGAAAGCAGCCAACACCCAGCTCCACATGGTCGGCAACGTGCTCGATATCCCGACAATCAAGGGCACCCTGCTCGGCGGCCCGCTCCAGGCCAACCTCACCGTAGACTTCGCATCAGAGGCCACCGGCATGAAAGGCGGAGTCAAAGTCCGCAATGTCGACTTCTCAAAACTCACCAACCTCTATCGAGACACCCCGGCCAAGGACTCGGCTGAAGCAGACGGTAGTGAAGGCCAACTCACCGGACACATCGAATTCTCATGCGACGCCGGAGACCCGCGCTCCCTCAATGGCGAAGGCGTGGCTGCCATCCTCAATGGCAATATCTTCTCACTCGCTCTCTTCGGGCCGCTCTCGCCACTGGTCGAGGCCGCCCTCCCCGAGGCGGGCGTTGGTTATTCAGTAGCCCGCGAAGCCACAGCCAACTTCACCATCAAGGATGGCGTCTTTAAAACCGACGACTTCGAAGCGCTCACCCCCGCGTTCCGCATGATGGTGAAAGGGACGGTCGATTGCGCCACCCAGCGCCTCGACATGAATGCCCGCCTCAACGCCCGCGGCGTCGCCAAGGTCGCTACCATTCTCTTCAGCTACATCTTCGAGTTCAAAGCCCGCGGCACCATCGACGATCCAAAGTGGAAAGCTCTCCACTTCACCAAGCAGGAACAAGCCCAGCCGCTGGAAGATTGA
- a CDS encoding sigma-70 family RNA polymerase sigma factor has protein sequence MPDDNPRAKADSKEDLEEKEINERYEATRKSLIARLENWEDQRTWDEFYKTYWRLIYAVALKAGLRSDEAFDVVQETILGIAKQSKQNRYDPNAGSFKSWLLNMTRWRIGDQFRKRKKDTAMSYGGEDDRSTAVIDRFADPKEDTLEKVWDNEWAANLTTAALQRVKNKVSVKQFQIYDCYVIKGWDTLKVARELGVSVTQVYLAKHRVGAILRKEISQLDTDYR, from the coding sequence ATGCCAGACGACAATCCACGTGCGAAAGCTGACTCCAAAGAGGACTTGGAGGAGAAAGAGATCAACGAGCGCTATGAGGCGACTCGCAAGAGCTTGATTGCCCGGTTGGAGAACTGGGAGGACCAGCGGACGTGGGATGAGTTCTACAAGACGTATTGGCGGTTGATCTACGCGGTGGCGTTGAAGGCGGGGTTGCGCTCCGACGAGGCATTTGACGTGGTGCAGGAGACAATTCTCGGGATTGCCAAGCAGTCGAAGCAGAACCGGTATGACCCGAATGCGGGGTCGTTCAAGTCGTGGTTGTTGAACATGACACGCTGGCGGATTGGCGATCAGTTCCGCAAGCGCAAGAAAGACACGGCGATGAGCTATGGTGGCGAGGATGACCGCAGCACGGCGGTGATCGACCGTTTTGCGGATCCGAAGGAGGACACGCTGGAGAAAGTGTGGGACAACGAGTGGGCGGCGAACCTGACGACGGCAGCGCTGCAGCGGGTGAAGAACAAGGTGAGCGTGAAGCAGTTTCAGATCTACGATTGCTATGTGATCAAGGGATGGGACACTCTGAAGGTGGCCCGTGAACTCGGAGTGAGCGTGACCCAGGTGTACCTTGCGAAGCATCGGGTGGGGGCGATTTTGCGCAAAGAGATCAGCCAGCTGGATACCGACTACCGCTAG